GCAGAACATGTCGGCCCTGCGGGGCATGGCGGCGAGCCACCAGGCCCATATGGACTCGCTCCACGCGAGCCACGATGCGCACAACGCCGCCTGGCAGAGCCAGCAGGCGGCACAGTCCGCGGCCCACTCCGCCTACATGCACAGCCACAGCTCCGATGACTCGCACCGCCGCTCCATCAACGCCATCACCGAGGAGCGCACCGTGATGGACAGAGAGGGCAACACCTATCAGGTGGCCGACGGCTACGACCGTTACTTCCGCCGCCGCTCGGACGGCGCGTGGATTGGCACCCCCGCTCACCGCGACCTGCGCGACATCCCCGGGGTGAATCCCGACGACTACGAAGAGGTGAAGATCAAGGTGTAGCCCGCCCTTTCTCCTCGCTGCGTGACCGGACAGGTCCCAGGCGCTCCGCGTGCTAGCGTTGAAAGTCTGGAGGAGTGGATGCGCTTCGAAGGAAAGTCGGCCTTGATCACCGGGGCCAGCGAGGGAATTGGGTTCGCGATCGCGGCGGGCCTGGTCAAGGAGGGCGCGCGGGTGGTGATGGTCGCCCGGCGCGAGGAGGTGCTCGCGGAGGCCGCGCGCAAGCTGGGGCCCAACGCGTCGTATCTCGTGGGAGATGTGGCGAGCACGGAGACGGCCGAGCGCGCGGTCGAGGCTGCCGTGAGCCGCCACGGAGGGTTGGACCTGCTCGTGAACAACGCGGGCATCCTGCGCCCCGGGACGGTGGCGGAGCTGTCCATGGAAGACGTGGACGCGATGCTCGCCGTGAACCTGCGCTCGGCGGTGGCGTTCACCCACTCGGCCGTGAAGCCCCTGAGCCAGCGGAAGGGCGCGGCCATCCTGATGATCTCATCCGCCGTGGGGCGCATCCCCCTGCCGGGCATGTCCGTCTACGGCGCCACGAAGGCGGCGATGCAGCACCTGACCCTGACCTGGGCCATCGAGCTCGCGGAGAAGGGGATTCGTGTGAACTGCTTGTGCCCGGGGGCCATCGAGACTCCCGCCTTCCGTGCGGCGGCTCAGCAGATTCCACACCTGGAGCAGTGGACGCTCGCCAACAGCCTGATCAAGCGCATGGCGCCCGCCGAGGAGCTGGCGCGGCATGCCTTGACGCTGCTGGACGAGAAGGAGGGCGGGTTCGTCACGGGCGCCGTCTGGGATGTGGACGGCGGCTACCAGCTCCAGCGCTTCCTGGGGTGAGGGAAGCCTTGCTCGCTCACCGGGGGGCTCCTGCTCGGAGCCTACTGCTGCGTGCAGCAGGTCCAGGTGATGGTGTGGTAGGTGCTCGCGGAACACTGCCCCAACAGGTTGTAGCTCTGGCGGTACTCGTTGGCCTGACACGTGGCCAGCCCCAGCAGGTTCATTTCGTGGACACAGGACGCGAACTGGCGCGCGTCACTCCGGCAGGTCTCCAGCGCGCTCTTCTCCTGCGCCAGCGCCTCCGTTCCCTGCGCCTCCTCGACTCCGCCGCAGGCCGTCATCAGCAACAGCCCTCCTACCAGCGCACCCCGCGTCATCCTCTGAAAAGCGTTCTTCATGGCGAGCTCTCCTCTGCTGCGAACGGTCTGCAATGAGAATGGAAATCCATGTTAATCAATAAAAACAAGAAAAATAAGTCCAGGGGGCGTTCTCGGGCACCTGCCGCAGGAAGCGCTGACGGGCCACCTTGTCCGGGGTGTCCTGCGCGCGCTCGCGCACGCAGGACAACGCATGGAGCGGAGTCCAGAGTGACGCCCCACAGCAGGCGGGGCCCCGCAGCAGGTTGCCGCACACTTGAGGGACTGGGAGTGACATCCTGGGGATTCGTTTTCGAGGAACCCGTACCCCTTGAGGAGGGGAGATGTCCGAGGAACTCCAGGCCCTGGCGTCCGCGCTGCATGCGGCCAGGCACTTCGAGCAGGCTGCGCTCGCCACGCTCCATCCCTTGCTGCGGATGGCCGAGCAGGCGCTGCAAGCCAGCCGCTTCGCTGGCAAGGGCCGCCTGCTGCGAGGCATGGTGCACCTGCGGCCCGCGGAGTCCTACCGGCGGTTGGTGGCGCTGGAGCGCGAGGCGCTGGACACCCCCGCTCCGAGCGAGGATTCGCTGCTGCTGGCCGATGGCCCTCGGGTGTCGTTGCTGGCCTCGGCCTCCGCGTGGCGTGCGGTGGTGGAGCACGGCTGCGCGGTCTCCATCGACGTGGGCCAGGGGACGCTGCAGCCCCACGAGGGGCCCGCACGGAGCCTCTCCGCGCCCAGCCTGGTGACGGCCTTCACTCAGGAGAGCCAGCAGCGGCTGTTGAGCCGTGAGGCCACCCACGTCTGCGTCTTCCCGCTGCGCGTGCCGGGCGAGCGCATCGACGGGATGATCGCGCTGGAGGCCAGCTGCATGGCCGCGCTCGGCCAGGAGTTCATCTGGAGAGAGGCGAGTCCCCGGCTGCAGCTCATCGTGGACATGGCCGCCCCCTACCTGTCGGCCCTGCCCCCTCGCCCCGTGAAGCTCCCGGAGACGGACGAGTTCCTTCCCGTGGTGGGCTCGTCCATGGCCAACCTCGTCGGGGTGCTCCGCATCTTCGCGCAGCAGGATGAGACGATCCTGGTCAGCGGTCCCACGGGCGCTGGCAAGTCCCGGCTGGCCCGTTGGTGCCACGAGCGCTCCGCCCGCAGGCAGCGCCGCTTCGAGAGCCTTGATTTGATGACGGTCCCCGAGGAGCTTCAGATGTCCGAGCTCTTCGGCTGGCGCAAGGGAGCGTTCTCGGGCGCGGTGAAGGACAACCCCGGCTGTCTGGCGCGGGCCGAGGGCGGCACGCTGTTCATCGACGAGATCGACAAGCTGTCGCTCAAGGCGCAGGCGGGGCTGCTGCATGTGCTGGAGGACCGCACCTACCGCGCGCTGGGCGATGCGGGGAGCGAGCAGCGGGCCAACGTGCGCTTCATCGTGGGCACCAACGCGGATCTGCTCGACGCGGTTCGCAGAGGCACCTTCCGGGAGGACCTCTACTACCGCATCAACGTGCTGCCCGTGCGGGTGCCTCCGCTGGACGAGCGCCGGGACGAGGTGGGCCCGTGGGCGCGCTACATGCTGGCGCGGCACCACCGGGAGAAGAACCCTGCGGGGGTGGCGCGGCTGGCCTCGGAAGCCGAGCAGCGGCTGGAGCAGAGCCCCTGGCCCGGTAACTTGCGGCAGCTCGACAACATCATCCGCCGCGCCTACACGCTCGCCATGGTGGAGCTGGGTGGCGCCAGCCAGGAGCTGGAGCTGCGAGAGGCCCACATCCGGCAGGCGCTGGCGTACGAGGGCGGGGCGCAGAGCTCCGCGCTGGTGGATGCGCTGTCCCTGGCCGCGCGAGCCTTCGTGCTCGAGGCGCAGCGCCGCCAGGCTCCGCTCGACATCGACTTGGCGGAGAGCTTCCGAGGTTTCGTGCTGGCCGAGGCCGTGCAGCAGGTGGGGCGCGAGGAGGCCTTCAAGCTGGTGGGGCGCGAATCCTTGGTGCGGAGCCGCAACCACCTCAAGGCGCTGCGGCAGGAGCTGAAGAAGGCGGAGGCGCTGTGCGCCGAGGTGAAGCAGCCGGTCCCGGCCTCGCTGAGCAAGGCCGGGAGCGACGAGGCTTCGTGAGCGGAGGGACTACGGCATCACGTCCGAGAGTGACCGGCCCATGACGAAGTTGTCGTGGTACACCACGCCCGTCTG
The DNA window shown above is from Hyalangium minutum and carries:
- a CDS encoding SDR family NAD(P)-dependent oxidoreductase → MRFEGKSALITGASEGIGFAIAAGLVKEGARVVMVARREEVLAEAARKLGPNASYLVGDVASTETAERAVEAAVSRHGGLDLLVNNAGILRPGTVAELSMEDVDAMLAVNLRSAVAFTHSAVKPLSQRKGAAILMISSAVGRIPLPGMSVYGATKAAMQHLTLTWAIELAEKGIRVNCLCPGAIETPAFRAAAQQIPHLEQWTLANSLIKRMAPAEELARHALTLLDEKEGGFVTGAVWDVDGGYQLQRFLG
- a CDS encoding sigma-54-dependent transcriptional regulator: MSEELQALASALHAARHFEQAALATLHPLLRMAEQALQASRFAGKGRLLRGMVHLRPAESYRRLVALEREALDTPAPSEDSLLLADGPRVSLLASASAWRAVVEHGCAVSIDVGQGTLQPHEGPARSLSAPSLVTAFTQESQQRLLSREATHVCVFPLRVPGERIDGMIALEASCMAALGQEFIWREASPRLQLIVDMAAPYLSALPPRPVKLPETDEFLPVVGSSMANLVGVLRIFAQQDETILVSGPTGAGKSRLARWCHERSARRQRRFESLDLMTVPEELQMSELFGWRKGAFSGAVKDNPGCLARAEGGTLFIDEIDKLSLKAQAGLLHVLEDRTYRALGDAGSEQRANVRFIVGTNADLLDAVRRGTFREDLYYRINVLPVRVPPLDERRDEVGPWARYMLARHHREKNPAGVARLASEAEQRLEQSPWPGNLRQLDNIIRRAYTLAMVELGGASQELELREAHIRQALAYEGGAQSSALVDALSLAARAFVLEAQRRQAPLDIDLAESFRGFVLAEAVQQVGREEAFKLVGRESLVRSRNHLKALRQELKKAEALCAEVKQPVPASLSKAGSDEAS